A portion of the Chondrinema litorale genome contains these proteins:
- a CDS encoding sulfatase-like hydrolase/transferase, protein MSYRKLLIISLIAIFSCQKKESTYENIVVTEKKKLNVIWIIAEDLSPDLSCYGNNGIINTKNIDQLAQQGMLFNNAFSTSPYGEPSRSAIFTGTYPHVIGMQHVDPGSNNTNIIPPADVKVFTEYLRANGYYCSLRGNTSVPFSEAATTWDQISSPSDSNEYRYAWENRPKETPFFSTIYLSQTEEKYNLPEKELEEVLSKEYPDLPKSEILALVKNISESPEFANIEIDKKKIKLPGYLANSNKIKDDFVRMYINIKRLDNQVGNILQQLKTDELDKNTVVFFFSENGRGLPGSKRWLYDGGIQVPLIIKFPGVTHGGAVNSQLVSLIDLAPTLLSNLDIRIPEYMQGLVFLGKRKHPTRDYIFAARDRIGEADEKLRCIRNEKFKYIRNYTKEAPFDEPFDILDRFPTVEIMKNVKKRKTTKQNEGLVKFTSKKTTEELYDIKNDPNELVNLAERDYFLDDLAAMRKEYNRLENEIGGFINTPEDEMRKAMEPDSEYELITESPSFSQEGGDLETPIDLSISCSTAGASILYAYLPDGETDIHWKVYHEPILIDQSCTILSKAIRYGFEESAIKSISFKISNELSAKLYQ, encoded by the coding sequence ATGAGTTATCGCAAATTATTAATTATATCTTTAATTGCTATATTTTCTTGCCAAAAGAAAGAAAGTACGTATGAAAATATAGTAGTAACTGAAAAGAAAAAATTAAATGTCATTTGGATCATTGCAGAAGATTTAAGTCCAGACTTAAGCTGCTATGGTAACAATGGCATTATTAATACTAAAAACATAGATCAACTTGCCCAGCAGGGTATGTTATTTAACAATGCATTTAGTACTTCTCCATATGGAGAGCCATCCAGATCTGCAATTTTTACAGGTACCTATCCACATGTTATAGGCATGCAACATGTGGATCCAGGATCAAATAACACCAATATTATACCTCCTGCTGATGTAAAAGTTTTTACTGAATACTTGAGAGCAAATGGTTACTATTGTAGCCTTAGAGGTAACACTTCGGTACCTTTTAGCGAAGCTGCAACTACATGGGATCAAATTTCCTCGCCTAGCGACAGCAATGAGTACAGATATGCTTGGGAAAATCGACCTAAAGAAACACCCTTCTTTAGTACAATTTATCTCTCGCAAACCGAAGAGAAATACAACTTACCAGAAAAAGAATTAGAAGAAGTTTTATCTAAAGAATATCCAGACTTACCAAAAAGCGAAATTTTAGCATTGGTTAAAAATATTTCTGAATCTCCAGAATTTGCAAACATCGAAATTGATAAGAAAAAAATAAAACTACCTGGCTATTTGGCTAACAGTAATAAGATTAAAGATGATTTTGTTAGGATGTACATTAACATTAAAAGACTTGATAATCAGGTCGGAAACATCTTACAGCAACTTAAAACTGACGAGCTTGATAAAAACACTGTAGTATTTTTCTTTAGCGAAAACGGAAGAGGTTTACCTGGCAGTAAAAGATGGTTGTATGATGGAGGCATTCAAGTTCCACTTATTATCAAGTTTCCGGGAGTAACACATGGTGGTGCAGTAAACTCTCAATTAGTAAGTCTGATAGATTTGGCACCTACATTACTTTCTAACCTAGATATAAGAATTCCAGAATATATGCAAGGCTTGGTATTTCTTGGCAAAAGAAAACACCCTACAAGAGATTATATTTTTGCAGCAAGAGACAGAATTGGCGAAGCTGATGAAAAACTTCGTTGCATTCGAAATGAAAAGTTTAAATACATTAGAAATTATACAAAAGAAGCTCCTTTTGATGAACCTTTTGACATTTTAGATCGCTTCCCTACTGTGGAAATAATGAAAAATGTTAAAAAGAGGAAAACTACAAAGCAAAACGAAGGTCTGGTAAAATTTACTAGCAAAAAAACTACAGAAGAGCTTTACGATATTAAAAATGATCCGAACGAACTGGTTAACTTAGCAGAAAGAGACTACTTTCTCGATGATTTAGCTGCTATGCGCAAAGAATATAATAGGCTTGAAAATGAGATTGGCGGGTTTATAAATACTCCTGAAGATGAGATGCGCAAAGCCATGGAACCAGACTCTGAGTATGAACTTATTACAGAATCTCCTAGCTTTTCTCAAGAAGGTGGAGATTTAGAAACTCCTATAGACCTAAGTATATCCTGTTCTACTGCTGGCGCTTCAATACTTTATGCATACTTACCAGATGGTGAAACAGATATTCATTGGAAGGTCTACCACGAACCAATTCTTATTGATCAAAGTTGTACTATTTTATCTAAAGCTATTAGATATGGATTTGAAGAAAGTGCTATAAAAAGTATCTCATTCAAAATTTCTAATGAGCTATCTGCAAAACTTTATCAATGA
- a CDS encoding AI-2E family transporter, with protein sequence MEKDIRAIKNVLIFITAILLIYILFVLSSLLIPLFLAFFLALLLQPLLAWFEKKNIPLMLSMIVISVSTVSVLYLISMLIYKTGAAMVEQKEELLSQINEKINSMLYWFNELSGLDLSSDEAINQISQMISADWLIKSTGNFAEAIGNFSSVFFMTLLYLLVLLGGILKYEQYIRYLSEGKPETNLLNGFEKVKTSIVTYIKVKVFVSFLTGFAYWIICLIFGLKFALFWGFLAFILNFIPTFGSIIATIPPLLLGLIQLDSIGPLLFLTITLFSAQTIFGNILEPKLMGTSLALNTITVLLGLVFWGYLWGVTGMVLSVPLLVVIKVILEEVPGAEILVRLMGSSKDASNAQ encoded by the coding sequence ATGGAAAAAGATATAAGAGCCATTAAAAACGTATTAATTTTTATTACTGCCATACTGCTAATTTATATACTGTTTGTACTATCAAGTTTACTTATTCCTCTTTTTCTAGCTTTTTTTCTAGCACTGTTACTTCAACCACTTTTAGCTTGGTTTGAAAAAAAGAATATACCACTTATGCTCAGCATGATTGTAATTTCTGTCTCTACTGTAAGTGTTTTGTATTTAATAAGTATGCTCATTTATAAAACAGGAGCAGCAATGGTAGAACAAAAGGAAGAGTTGCTGTCTCAAATCAATGAAAAGATTAACAGCATGCTTTATTGGTTTAATGAATTAAGTGGACTAGATCTTTCTTCGGATGAAGCTATAAACCAAATTTCACAAATGATCTCGGCAGACTGGCTCATAAAATCTACTGGGAACTTTGCTGAAGCTATTGGTAATTTTTCCTCTGTGTTTTTTATGACTTTGCTTTACTTACTTGTATTACTTGGCGGTATTTTAAAGTACGAACAATACATTAGGTATCTTTCTGAAGGTAAACCAGAAACTAATTTGCTCAATGGATTCGAAAAAGTAAAGACCTCCATTGTTACTTATATTAAAGTAAAAGTGTTTGTAAGCTTCTTAACAGGCTTTGCATACTGGATTATTTGCTTAATATTCGGTTTAAAATTCGCTTTATTCTGGGGCTTCTTGGCTTTTATACTAAATTTCATTCCAACATTTGGTTCTATTATTGCAACTATTCCACCCCTTCTACTTGGGTTAATTCAGTTAGATTCTATTGGCCCATTATTATTCTTAACCATAACCCTGTTTTCTGCACAAACCATCTTCGGTAACATTCTGGAACCAAAGCTCATGGGAACGAGTTTAGCACTAAATACCATAACTGTACTACTTGGACTTGTCTTCTGGGGCTATTTATGGGGCGTTACAGGCATGGTGCTTTCTGTACCATTATTAGTAGTAATTAAGGTGATTTTGGAAGAAGTACCAGGTGCCGAAATACTGGTAAGATTGATGGGAAGTAGCAAAGATGCCTCTAATGCTCAATAG
- a CDS encoding sialate O-acetylesterase has translation MINKLDKLTIQLIIISLSFLIFSCGGPAQTIKLNSLFTDNMVLQREIKVPVWGKATPGRDIKISIADKEYKTTAKSDSTWFIHLEPHLAGGPYQLIIQGEETIVLNDVMFGDVWICAGEGNMDLPVMQSANAESELAKANQLEIRLFKADQVSARSPQDKIEASKGWRQCTSEEVASFSAVAYQFGKQLKNNLDVPVGLIQLSWKYTPVEAWLSEDALIEFPEFSRELSKMKNNQLSDKQLKIEYEHNVESWKEQLLRSDPGYTSWLSANFNLNDWSRTYMPSTWDNMGRADFNGVIWFRKSFELPDDWKREKLSLGLGRISDMSHVFWNGELLAFDEEDGENRNFEIPANKVRAENEIMLRITDLRGQGGIIGNYDNFKISNQSGDRELLAGIWRFRVSQEASEVPKKPENPLRAGRPTVLYNSMVNPLAPFAFRGVIWYQGESDIYKAQQYEKLFPALITDWRNNWSSTESNLGEFPFLFVQLSNYGKKDVIPQNSVRPQLREAQLQTLSVPNTGMAVTIDLGEGDNLYPIDKQEVSKRLALNAYKLAYNIDSVFSGPIYKSMAIEGGQIRLTFDYIGDGLMIKGGEKLDGFAIAGSNKTFVWADAKIEGETIVVKSRFVTRPVAVRYGWGNNPTSNLYNRNGLPASPFRTDTFNSNSGE, from the coding sequence ATGATAAACAAACTAGACAAGCTAACCATACAACTCATTATTATTTCTCTCTCATTTTTAATTTTTTCTTGTGGAGGTCCAGCACAAACCATTAAGCTCAATAGCCTTTTTACTGATAATATGGTTTTGCAAAGAGAAATTAAAGTGCCTGTGTGGGGCAAAGCTACACCCGGCAGAGATATTAAAATATCAATTGCAGATAAAGAATATAAAACTACTGCTAAAAGTGACAGCACATGGTTCATTCATCTTGAACCCCATTTAGCAGGAGGGCCTTATCAGTTAATTATTCAGGGAGAAGAAACAATTGTGTTGAATGATGTGATGTTTGGTGATGTATGGATTTGTGCAGGTGAAGGCAATATGGATTTACCTGTAATGCAATCTGCAAATGCAGAAAGTGAGTTGGCTAAAGCAAATCAGTTAGAGATCAGATTATTTAAAGCTGATCAAGTAAGTGCAAGAAGCCCGCAAGATAAAATTGAAGCCTCAAAAGGATGGAGACAATGTACTTCCGAAGAAGTAGCCAGTTTTTCTGCAGTTGCTTATCAATTTGGCAAACAGTTAAAAAACAACCTAGATGTACCAGTAGGACTCATTCAACTCTCGTGGAAATATACTCCGGTAGAAGCATGGTTAAGTGAAGATGCATTAATAGAGTTTCCGGAGTTTTCTAGGGAATTAAGTAAAATGAAAAACAATCAATTATCAGACAAGCAATTAAAAATTGAGTATGAGCATAATGTAGAAAGTTGGAAAGAACAATTGCTAAGGTCTGATCCGGGGTATACCTCTTGGTTATCTGCAAATTTTAATCTCAACGATTGGTCTAGAACTTATATGCCTTCAACTTGGGATAATATGGGTAGGGCAGATTTTAATGGTGTAATCTGGTTTAGAAAATCGTTCGAATTGCCAGATGACTGGAAAAGAGAAAAGCTAAGTTTAGGCTTGGGTAGAATTAGCGATATGAGCCATGTATTTTGGAATGGTGAGCTTTTAGCTTTTGATGAAGAAGATGGTGAAAATAGGAATTTCGAAATTCCAGCTAATAAAGTGAGAGCTGAAAACGAAATAATGTTGCGTATTACAGATTTAAGAGGGCAAGGTGGCATTATAGGAAATTACGATAATTTTAAAATCTCTAATCAGAGTGGAGATAGAGAATTATTAGCAGGTATATGGAGGTTTAGAGTTTCTCAGGAAGCTTCAGAAGTGCCTAAGAAACCAGAAAACCCACTAAGAGCTGGTAGGCCAACTGTTTTGTATAATTCAATGGTAAATCCGCTGGCACCTTTTGCATTTCGAGGTGTAATCTGGTATCAGGGGGAATCTGATATTTACAAGGCGCAGCAGTACGAAAAGTTATTCCCAGCATTAATCACAGATTGGAGAAACAATTGGAGCAGTACAGAAAGCAATCTGGGTGAGTTTCCATTCTTATTTGTACAATTATCTAACTATGGCAAAAAGGATGTAATTCCTCAAAATTCTGTTAGGCCACAACTAAGAGAAGCACAACTGCAAACATTGTCAGTTCCAAATACTGGTATGGCGGTTACAATAGATTTGGGTGAGGGAGATAATTTGTATCCAATAGATAAGCAGGAAGTATCTAAAAGGTTAGCATTAAATGCTTATAAACTAGCTTATAATATAGATTCCGTTTTTTCTGGCCCAATATATAAATCGATGGCTATAGAAGGTGGGCAAATTCGCCTAACCTTTGATTATATCGGAGATGGTTTAATGATAAAAGGAGGTGAAAAATTAGATGGCTTTGCTATTGCAGGAAGCAACAAAACTTTCGTGTGGGCAGATGCAAAAATTGAAGGGGAGACCATTGTTGTAAAAAGTCGTTTTGTAACTCGGCCAGTCGCTGTTAGGTACGGGTGGGGTAATAATCCAACTAGTAATTTGTATAACCGTAATGGTTTGCCAGCCTCTCCGTTCAGAACAGATACTTTTAATAGTAATTCAGGCGAGTAG
- a CDS encoding rhodanese-like domain-containing protein: MKNIFLFLFLMFMGKNLFAQDKSNVSDSGFELILNTLLSHSVPEISVKDVQSEKNEVTLLDAREPDEFAVSHIEGAKFVGYDNFSLDSLQDISKSTPLVIYCSVGYRSEKISEKLIKQGYSNVSNLYGGIFEWVNQGNPVVTGEDDKITEEVHAYDKIWGSWLREGKKVY, translated from the coding sequence ATGAAAAATATATTTTTGTTTCTTTTTTTAATGTTTATGGGTAAAAATCTCTTTGCTCAAGATAAAAGTAATGTTTCCGATTCCGGATTCGAACTAATTCTTAACACACTTCTTTCACACTCAGTACCAGAAATATCTGTAAAAGATGTGCAGTCTGAAAAAAATGAAGTTACCCTTTTAGATGCTAGAGAACCAGACGAGTTTGCAGTAAGCCATATCGAAGGAGCTAAGTTTGTAGGTTACGACAACTTTTCACTAGATAGTTTACAAGATATTTCAAAAAGTACTCCTTTAGTAATTTACTGTTCAGTGGGTTACCGAAGCGAAAAAATCTCTGAAAAACTGATTAAACAAGGTTACTCTAATGTGTCAAATCTATACGGAGGCATTTTCGAATGGGTAAATCAGGGAAATCCAGTAGTTACCGGAGAAGATGATAAAATAACTGAAGAGGTACATGCGTACGATAAAATCTGGGGATCGTGGTTAAGAGAAGGGAAAAAGGTTTATTAA
- a CDS encoding START domain-containing protein, whose product MKNQILLLLFLASCFVAQAQEDWNLSKEQDGIKVYTRRMEGTGFKEIKAVVEVSASLDACVELFKNADAATSWVDRMEEYRNLEVVNDSLWYTYGELEIPWPFNNKDFVAKNTLYNKLDSGMYEITISSMPEYYPEQDGKKRIKHSEGKWIFKQLPNGNVEASHRIFAEANDFLPPWLVNWVVVGSVYKTFDGFREQLKQLP is encoded by the coding sequence ATGAAAAATCAGATATTACTTCTATTATTTTTAGCTAGTTGTTTTGTTGCCCAAGCTCAAGAAGACTGGAACCTATCCAAAGAGCAAGATGGTATAAAAGTCTATACCAGACGTATGGAAGGCACCGGTTTCAAAGAAATTAAGGCTGTAGTAGAAGTTTCTGCAAGCCTCGACGCTTGTGTTGAGTTATTTAAAAATGCAGATGCTGCAACTTCTTGGGTAGATCGTATGGAAGAATACCGCAATCTGGAAGTGGTAAACGATAGCCTTTGGTATACATATGGTGAATTAGAAATTCCATGGCCATTTAATAATAAAGATTTTGTGGCTAAAAACACTTTATACAACAAGCTCGATTCTGGCATGTACGAAATTACCATTTCCAGTATGCCAGAGTATTACCCAGAACAAGATGGGAAAAAACGTATTAAACATTCTGAAGGGAAATGGATTTTTAAGCAATTACCCAATGGCAATGTGGAAGCAAGCCATAGAATTTTTGCTGAAGCCAACGATTTTTTACCTCCTTGGCTTGTAAACTGGGTTGTGGTTGGCAGTGTTTATAAAACTTTTGATGGATTTAGAGAGCAACTCAAGCAATTACCTTAG
- the truC gene encoding tRNA pseudouridine(65) synthase TruC gives MDALESLLEICYQDDYIVAINKPSGMLCHRSSIDPNEQVNAMHTLRDQIGKYVYPVHRLDKPTSGVLLFALNNEIARKLTETFTEREVEKNYLAIARGFTLDNDKIDYPLKKMVDKKDKHKAKANVTQDAITSYTCIKKAEIPISSGKFNTSRYSLVSVQPHTGRQRQIRRHFKHIFHPIVGDTAHGDGKHNQIFREHFNCYRLLLHAQSLTLNHPVSNAKMVIEAGLDDTFKRILNEVFRE, from the coding sequence ATGGACGCTTTAGAAAGTTTGCTCGAAATCTGCTATCAGGATGATTACATTGTAGCTATTAACAAACCCTCTGGCATGTTATGCCATCGCAGTAGCATTGACCCTAATGAACAAGTTAATGCCATGCATACTCTAAGAGATCAAATTGGTAAATACGTATATCCAGTACATCGATTAGACAAACCTACCTCTGGAGTATTACTGTTTGCTTTAAATAATGAAATTGCCAGAAAGTTAACTGAAACTTTTACCGAGAGAGAAGTAGAAAAAAATTACCTAGCAATTGCCAGAGGTTTTACCTTAGATAATGATAAAATTGATTATCCGCTTAAAAAGATGGTGGATAAAAAAGACAAACATAAAGCGAAAGCCAATGTTACCCAAGACGCTATAACAAGCTACACATGTATAAAAAAAGCAGAAATACCCATAAGTAGCGGTAAATTTAATACGAGTAGATACTCTTTGGTTTCAGTTCAACCACATACTGGAAGGCAAAGGCAAATCCGCAGACACTTTAAACACATCTTCCATCCAATTGTAGGAGATACTGCTCATGGAGATGGTAAACACAACCAAATATTTAGGGAGCATTTTAACTGTTACAGATTGTTATTGCATGCTCAGTCTCTAACTTTAAATCACCCTGTAAGTAATGCAAAGATGGTAATAGAAGCCGGTCTTGATGATACTTTTAAGCGGATTTTAAATGAAGTATTTAGAGAGTAA
- a CDS encoding GNAT family N-acetyltransferase, with amino-acid sequence MEELSFNLKFYHMTIMRNENVVLRPFSEKDTQTLAKLCNNKNLWDNLRDYFPHPYSEDDADFFINLCLSEVPIQNYAITYKGKLVGSIGLIPQKDVHRLSAEIGYWVGEDYWGKGIATEAVKLITMYGKKEFGLMRFYAGVYEYNKASMRVLEKAGFNLEGIFKKSIIKNGIIADEHRYGLVIE; translated from the coding sequence ATGGAAGAATTAAGCTTTAATCTAAAATTCTATCATATGACAATTATGCGAAATGAAAATGTTGTTTTACGTCCTTTCTCAGAAAAAGACACACAGACATTAGCAAAGCTTTGTAATAATAAAAATTTATGGGATAACTTAAGAGACTACTTTCCGCATCCTTATTCAGAAGATGATGCTGATTTTTTTATAAACCTCTGCTTAAGCGAAGTTCCAATACAAAACTATGCTATTACCTATAAAGGTAAACTTGTTGGCTCAATAGGGTTAATTCCACAAAAAGATGTACATAGATTAAGTGCGGAAATTGGCTACTGGGTAGGCGAAGATTACTGGGGAAAAGGAATCGCTACAGAAGCGGTAAAGTTGATTACAATGTATGGAAAGAAAGAATTTGGCCTCATGCGCTTTTATGCTGGAGTATATGAATATAACAAAGCTTCTATGCGTGTATTAGAAAAAGCCGGATTTAACCTTGAAGGTATTTTTAAAAAGTCGATTATTAAAAATGGCATTATTGCCGACGAGCACAGATACGGATTAGTAATAGAATAA
- a CDS encoding nucleoside 2-deoxyribosyltransferase domain-containing protein has product MQSKVFLGGTVNGSRWREKLIPNLEIDYFNPVVKDWDQKAYQRELLEREQCNYCLYVLTPKMDGYYSIAEVIDDSNKRPTRTLLCVLPKEGSASFSPFQLKSLQKISEMVKANGGRVFNSLHQVATYLNEKSKSPWLNGIKNIWPSLGYNK; this is encoded by the coding sequence ATGCAATCGAAAGTATTTTTAGGCGGAACAGTGAACGGATCGAGATGGAGAGAGAAATTAATCCCTAATTTAGAGATTGACTACTTTAACCCGGTTGTGAAAGACTGGGATCAAAAAGCATATCAAAGAGAACTTTTGGAGAGAGAGCAGTGCAACTATTGTTTGTATGTTCTTACCCCAAAAATGGATGGATATTATTCAATTGCAGAAGTAATTGATGATTCTAACAAGCGCCCAACTCGTACACTACTTTGTGTTTTACCCAAAGAAGGATCAGCAAGCTTTTCTCCTTTTCAGCTAAAATCTCTTCAGAAAATTTCAGAAATGGTTAAAGCCAACGGAGGTAGAGTATTTAATTCATTACATCAAGTAGCAACATATCTAAACGAGAAAAGCAAAAGCCCTTGGCTTAATGGTATAAAAAACATTTGGCCTTCTCTCGGATACAATAAATAA
- a CDS encoding DUF3347 domain-containing protein — protein sequence MKKVSLKSIQLIMSLIVAGLFFTSCNSASQNGSAEDHTVAGTESEEESEATMVNFDEVYSSINSLTDAYMVLKDALVASNAEYAQKAAGKLTELTDGEIKEAAEGIVASTDVKKQREFFNTISQKMYEMFKADESTVDAKIYKQYCPMAFNNEGAYWLSTNEEIMNPYFGDMMLHCGRVDETLEVASN from the coding sequence ATGAAAAAAGTAAGTTTAAAGTCCATACAATTAATCATGTCTTTGATTGTAGCCGGACTATTTTTTACATCTTGCAATAGTGCTTCTCAGAATGGTTCTGCTGAAGATCATACAGTAGCTGGAACAGAAAGCGAAGAAGAGTCTGAAGCTACTATGGTAAATTTCGATGAAGTTTATTCGTCTATAAACTCACTTACTGATGCTTACATGGTATTAAAAGATGCTTTGGTTGCCAGCAATGCAGAGTATGCTCAAAAAGCAGCTGGTAAGTTAACCGAGTTAACAGATGGCGAAATTAAAGAGGCCGCAGAAGGAATTGTAGCAAGTACAGATGTGAAGAAACAAAGAGAATTTTTTAACACCATCTCTCAAAAAATGTATGAAATGTTTAAGGCAGATGAAAGTACAGTTGATGCCAAAATATACAAACAATATTGCCCAATGGCTTTTAATAATGAAGGTGCTTATTGGTTAAGTACAAACGAGGAGATTATGAATCCTTACTTTGGTGATATGATGTTGCACTGCGGTAGAGTAGACGAAACCTTAGAAGTGGCCTCAAATTAA
- a CDS encoding efflux RND transporter periplasmic adaptor subunit, which yields MEKFKNIIQSKNILVVVSLLVGLLLGWLFFSSNNEMEHNHSTGENTSSASSWTCSMHPQINLPEPGKCPICGMDLIPKSDLSATDDSPIRLQMTAQAVNLANIQTTTVGTEASNGESNKSILLNGTVQEDERKIYSQTAHFAGRIENLAVNFKGDYVSKGQTIATLYSPPLVSAQQELLESHKLFKNQPEIIESAREKLRRWKLSDEQIAKIESSKEIITTFPIKSNFSGVVKELKVSLGDHLMEGEVMMTISDLSHLWVEFEVYESELPFIHVGDEIEFTVNGIADKTFKSKITFIDPIIAKDSRIATVRTEVSNIGRQLKPEMYARGKLVAKSNNGSKTTQMLTVPRSAVMWTGKRSLVYVSITDAQVPTFEAREVTLGLALEDAYEILDGLKAGDEVVTNGTFTVDAAAQLNNKGSMMNRDVMVKNASHEHHMIDMEMPDFSDSTKPEFKKKQEEFLNEYFELKNALVTSEYELAKKHNAQMLKLIEGLASVNSAEADEYLKKQKSIIIKHSKAINQAKNIDAQRKYFIELSQAIIALRKAFGGEENLFVQYCPMADNNNGAYWLSQNKEVRNPYYGDMMLTCGEVKETLKSE from the coding sequence ATGGAAAAATTTAAAAATATTATTCAATCTAAAAATATACTTGTAGTAGTAAGTTTGCTTGTCGGGCTGCTACTCGGTTGGTTGTTTTTCAGTTCTAATAATGAAATGGAACATAACCACTCAACTGGTGAAAATACAAGCTCAGCTAGTTCTTGGACTTGTTCTATGCACCCTCAAATTAACCTACCAGAACCGGGTAAATGTCCGATTTGCGGAATGGATTTAATCCCTAAAAGTGATTTGAGTGCTACAGATGATAGTCCCATAAGACTACAAATGACTGCGCAAGCTGTAAACCTCGCCAATATACAAACCACTACTGTGGGTACTGAGGCGAGTAATGGTGAAAGCAATAAAAGCATTTTGCTGAATGGAACAGTACAGGAAGATGAGCGTAAAATTTATAGTCAAACTGCACATTTTGCTGGCAGAATAGAAAATCTGGCGGTCAACTTTAAAGGAGATTATGTAAGCAAAGGCCAAACCATTGCCACTTTGTATTCTCCTCCTCTGGTGAGTGCGCAACAAGAATTATTAGAAAGCCACAAGCTTTTTAAAAACCAACCAGAAATTATAGAATCTGCTAGAGAGAAACTAAGAAGGTGGAAACTAAGCGACGAACAAATCGCCAAGATTGAAAGCAGCAAAGAAATAATTACCACTTTCCCGATTAAGTCAAACTTTTCGGGAGTAGTAAAAGAGCTCAAAGTCTCTTTGGGCGACCATTTAATGGAAGGTGAAGTAATGATGACAATTAGCGATTTGTCTCACCTCTGGGTAGAGTTTGAAGTTTATGAAAGCGAATTACCATTTATTCATGTAGGAGATGAGATTGAGTTTACAGTGAATGGCATTGCTGATAAAACCTTTAAATCTAAAATCACTTTTATTGATCCGATTATTGCAAAAGACAGTCGCATTGCTACTGTTAGAACAGAAGTTAGTAACATTGGTAGGCAGTTAAAACCAGAAATGTATGCCAGAGGTAAGCTAGTTGCCAAAAGCAATAATGGCTCAAAAACCACCCAAATGCTTACCGTTCCTCGTTCTGCTGTTATGTGGACAGGAAAACGCTCTTTGGTTTATGTAAGCATTACCGATGCGCAAGTTCCTACTTTTGAAGCCAGAGAAGTTACATTGGGTTTAGCTTTAGAAGATGCTTATGAAATATTAGATGGCTTAAAAGCAGGTGATGAAGTGGTAACAAATGGTACTTTTACGGTAGATGCTGCCGCACAACTCAACAACAAAGGCAGCATGATGAACAGAGATGTAATGGTAAAAAATGCATCACACGAACATCATATGATAGACATGGAAATGCCAGATTTTTCTGATAGTACCAAACCGGAATTTAAAAAGAAGCAAGAAGAGTTCTTAAATGAATACTTTGAGCTAAAAAATGCACTGGTTACTTCTGAATACGAATTAGCAAAAAAACATAATGCACAAATGCTCAAGTTAATTGAAGGTCTTGCATCTGTTAATTCAGCCGAAGCTGATGAATACTTGAAGAAGCAAAAAAGTATCATTATAAAACATAGCAAAGCTATTAACCAAGCAAAAAATATAGATGCCCAACGCAAGTATTTTATTGAATTATCTCAAGCTATAATTGCTTTAAGAAAAGCTTTTGGCGGAGAAGAAAACCTATTTGTGCAATACTGCCCAATGGCAGATAACAACAACGGCGCTTACTGGTTAAGCCAAAATAAAGAAGTTCGCAACCCATATTATGGAGACATGATGCTCACCTGCGGTGAGGTTAAAGAAACACTTAAATCAGAATAA